In a genomic window of Lycium ferocissimum isolate CSIRO_LF1 chromosome 9, AGI_CSIRO_Lferr_CH_V1, whole genome shotgun sequence:
- the LOC132029912 gene encoding exocyst complex component EXO70A1-like — translation MMTMMEKGVEHLISARKSLRVNLEKSKALGLSLEKDGPRLVEINQRLSSLEAAIRPIRAKSDALVAVVGHINRAVLPATAVLKVFDAIHGLEKSLSDPESDLPGYLSVIRRLKEALRFLGENCDMAIQWLADIVEYLEDHSVADGKFISSLKEALTSLRELHSGKDGVHLDGGLLEVALDRLENEFRRLLTENSVPLPMSTLDLPGEQACIAPSPLPVAVIKKLQTILSRSVANNRVEKCVEIYVEVRSSNVRASLQALNLDYLEISVSELNDVQSIEGHIGNWGKHLEFAVKHILEAEYKLCNDVFERLGLDVWMGCFAKIASQAGIVAFLQFGKTVAESKKDPIKMLKLLDIFASLNKLRLDFNRLFGGAACAEIQKLTRDLIKRVIDGASELFWELQVQVELQRQMPPPPDGSVPKLIIFITDYCNKLLGDDYKPILTQVLVIERSWKREIFQERLLFDELLNIMRGVQLNLETWSKGYKDDTLSYVFLMNNHWHLYKHLKGTKLGSLLGDSWLREHEQYKDYYPAVLVRESWAKLPALLSREGLILFSGGRATARDLVKKRLKAFNEAFDDMYKKQSNWVILDKELREKTCQLIIQTIVPVYRSYMQNYGPLVEQEGGSKYAKYTAQSLEKMLNSLFIPKPVRHGSFKVRVPSGKFNNSVADQNQTANVK, via the coding sequence atgATGACCATGATGGAAAAAGGTGTTGAACACTTGATATCTGCTAGGAAGTCTTTGAGGGTTAATTTGGAGAAATCAAAAGCCTTAGGTTTATCTCTTGAAAAAGATGGCCCTAGATTAGTTGAGATTAACCAGAGATTGTCTTCTTTGGAGGCTGCAATTAGGCCAATTAGGGCTAAAAGTGATGCTCTTGTTGCTGTTGTTGGACATATTAATCGTGCTGTGTTACCTGCCACTGCTGTTCTTAAAGTTTTTGATGCCATTCATGGGCTCGAAAAGTCGTTATCTGATCCTGAATCTGACCTCCCTGGGTACCTTAGTGTGATCAGGAGGCTTAAAGAGGCGTTAAGATTTTTAGGGGAGAATTGCGACATGGCAATTCAGTGGTTGGCGGATATTGTGGAGTACCTAGAGGACCATAGTGTTGCTGATGGAAAgtttatttcaagtttgaaggAGGCATTGACTTCTCTAAGGGAGCTGCATAGTGGGAAGGATGGGGTCCACCTTGACGGAGGACTTCTTGAGGTTGCGTTAGATAGATTGGAAAATGAATTTAGGCGGTTGCTGACTGAAAATAGTGTACCGTTGCCAATGTCTACTCTGGACTTGCCAGGTGAACAAGCCTGTATAGCTCCGTCCCCGCTGCCCGTTGCTGTTATAAAGAAGCTACAGACTATACTTAGCAGATCGGTTGCCAATAACAGGGTTGAAAAGTGCGTGGAAATCTATGTTGAGGTACGGAGTTCTAATGTCAGGGCAAGTTTGCAGGCACTTAATTTGGATTACCTCGAGATTTCAGTCTCCGAGTTGAATGACGTGCAGAGCATAGAGGGCCACATTGGTAATTGGGGTAAGCATCTAGAGTTTGCTGTGAAACATATTTTAGAGGCCGAATATAAACTCTGTAACGATGTGTTTGAAAGATTAGGGTTGGATGTGTGGATGGGGTGTTTCGCAAAAATAGCTTCCCAGGCAGGTATTGTTGCGTTCCTTCAGTTTGGAAAAACTGTTGCAGAGAGCAAGAAGGATCCGATTAAGATGTTAAAACTGTTAGATATCTTTGCATCTTTAAATAAGCTGAGATTGGATTTTAATCGGCTCTTTGGTGGAGCTGCATGTGCTGAAATCCAGAAGTTGACAAGGGATCTAATAAAGCGGGTGATTGATGGGGCTAGTGAACTCTTCTGGGAACTTCAGGTTCAAGTTGAATTGCAAAGGCAAATGCCACCTCCTCCAGATGGTAGTGTCCCGAAACTTATCATCTTTATCACCGACTACTGCAATAAGCTGCTTGGAGATGATTATAAGCCAATTCTCACCCAAGTTTTGGTAATTGAAAGAAGTTGGAAGCGTGAAATATTTCAAGAGCGGCTTCTCTTTGATGAGCTACTGAATATTATGAGAGGTGTTCAGTTGAATTTAGAGACATGGTCCAAGGGATACAAAGATGATACCTTGTCGTACGTGTTCTTGATGAACAATCATTGGCATCTTTATAAGCATCTGAAAGGCACAAAGCTCGGTAGTCTTTTGGGAGATTCTTGGTTGAGAGAACATGAACAGTACAAGGATTACTATCCTGCCGTCCTCGTGAGAGAGAGCTGGGCGAAGCTTCCTGCTCTATTAAGCCGGGAAGGTCTTATTCTCTTCTCTGGTGGGCGTGCCACTGCTCGTGATCTTGTTAAGAAAAGATTAAAAGCTTTTAATGAAGCTTTTGATGACATGTATAAGAAGCAGTCTAATTGGGTCATTCTTGACAAAGAACTAAGAGAAAAGACATGCCAGCTCATCATTCAGACAATTGTACCTGTTTACCGGAGTTACATGCAGAACTATGGGCCATTGGTTGAACAAGAAGGAGGTTCCAAATATGCAAAGTACACGGCTCAGTCTTTGGAGAAAATGCTGAATTCTCTTTTTATTCCAAAGCCTGTGAGACATGGAAGTTTCAAAGTTCGAGTACCTAGTGGAAAATTCAACAACAGTGTTGCAGATCAGAATCAGACTGCTAATGTTAAGTAA